The following are encoded in a window of Amycolatopsis lexingtonensis genomic DNA:
- a CDS encoding ATP-binding protein: MSHRTDERTAAELLASFGPALSTRPTGRRRPDGRCARVNRRVAPRRGFARPGCGWSPVAAPLQVYQAGTHVLGGLFPLLAASPLPAVGARMGYDVHSGGAFYLHPVEFVLRSICTNPNVVLFGEPGRGKSSTVVAFLLRMMLTGVRTLISGDVKGEYTPLLHALGVTPIMLGRGSSARLNALDLGPLAACWDAWSTERQRDELDGVLGRWVQLLVALAEAQGYRPTVTDEAALSAVLRQLLGVSDGYTHLKPITIPDVHRMLSDPDDQLWQELRFAGRRQFLDHLRSITDALANLISGPLAGLFDAPTNFTVDWNAPIQSLDLSQLRTRGDQAVAVALTCLGSWSSLATDLQEDGELRIVVRDEIWRQLRLGLRAVQAVDSELRLSRAERKIQVLVSHKPGDFLSVGATGSQEVAIARDLLALCSIRVLLGQSTRVASELADVLALSDKEHEATTGWANDRQGRALWKIENRTGLKVQTVLSRIERQVFDTNSQLVRRPNPPAHSDLVEMSS; this comes from the coding sequence GTGAGCCACCGCACCGACGAGCGGACCGCTGCGGAACTGCTTGCGAGTTTCGGGCCTGCGCTCAGCACGCGACCGACGGGCCGTCGACGTCCGGACGGCCGTTGCGCGCGCGTGAACCGGCGAGTTGCGCCGCGGCGGGGGTTCGCCCGGCCCGGGTGCGGCTGGTCGCCGGTGGCGGCGCCGCTGCAGGTCTATCAGGCCGGCACGCACGTGCTCGGCGGGTTGTTTCCGTTGCTGGCGGCGAGTCCGCTGCCGGCGGTTGGAGCGCGTATGGGCTACGACGTCCACTCCGGCGGCGCGTTCTACCTGCATCCGGTCGAGTTCGTTCTGCGCTCGATCTGCACCAACCCGAACGTGGTCTTGTTCGGCGAGCCCGGCCGCGGAAAGTCCTCCACGGTGGTGGCGTTCCTGCTGCGGATGATGCTCACCGGCGTCCGCACCCTGATCTCCGGCGACGTCAAAGGCGAATACACCCCGCTGCTGCACGCCCTCGGGGTCACGCCGATCATGCTCGGCCGCGGCAGCAGCGCCCGCCTCAACGCCCTCGACCTCGGCCCCCTGGCCGCCTGCTGGGACGCCTGGTCGACCGAGCGGCAGCGCGACGAGCTCGACGGCGTGCTGGGCCGGTGGGTGCAGCTGCTGGTCGCGCTCGCCGAAGCCCAGGGCTACCGGCCCACCGTCACCGACGAAGCCGCGCTCTCGGCGGTGCTGCGGCAGCTCCTCGGTGTCAGCGACGGCTACACCCACCTCAAGCCCATCACGATCCCCGATGTCCACCGGATGCTGTCGGACCCGGATGACCAGCTGTGGCAGGAACTGCGCTTCGCCGGCCGCCGCCAGTTCCTCGACCACCTCCGGTCAATCACCGACGCACTGGCCAACCTGATCAGCGGCCCACTGGCCGGTCTGTTCGACGCCCCCACGAACTTCACCGTCGACTGGAACGCCCCCATCCAAAGCCTCGACCTCTCGCAGCTACGCACCCGCGGCGACCAAGCCGTCGCCGTCGCACTGACCTGCCTGGGCTCGTGGTCGTCGCTGGCCACGGATCTGCAGGAGGACGGGGAGCTGCGGATCGTCGTCCGGGACGAGATCTGGCGGCAACTGCGCCTCGGCCTGCGCGCGGTACAGGCGGTGGACAGCGAACTGCGGCTCTCGCGCGCGGAACGCAAGATCCAGGTGTTGGTCAGCCACAAGCCCGGTGACTTCCTCTCCGTCGGTGCCACCGGCTCACAAGAGGTCGCCATCGCCCGCGACCTGCTGGCCCTGTGCTCGATTCGTGTCCTGCTTGGACAGTCGACTCGCGTGGCGAGTGAACTGGCTGATGTTCTTGCACTGTCGGATAAGGAACACGAAGCCACCACGGGCTGGGCCAACGACCGGCAAGGCCGCGCGCTCTGGAAGATCGAAAACCGGACCGGGCTCAAAGTCCAGACGGTGCTCAGCCGGATCGAGCGGCAGGTCTTCGACACCAATTCCCAGTTGGTCCGGCGGCCGAATCCGCCGGCGCACAGCGATCTCGTGGAGATGTCGTCGTGA
- a CDS encoding C40 family peptidase produces MVAAVAGALVGLVMLPILALALIVVPAVTATVVQLSGCEQGGPGGGSVVVDRQQLGAGEMDVARTIVDVVQQRRLLRRAAVLAIATGMVESGLRNLDYGDRDSLGVFQQRPSQGWGTREQILNPVYATGRFLDALIALPGWDTMAPGRAEQAVQHSGFPDRYAPREPAAAAIVDRFWTGPDNPAPPAPPGGADVVQAKTLCPDQGGSDVPRDPGQVDPTKLPPGFTLPDDVRQRAAVGFALGQLGKPYVWGAKGPDAYDCSGLMLASWAAAGVGIPAGTVSQVHAGHAVSSLDQVQPGDLLFIPGSLGTAQVPRHVGMYAGHGLIVNAYDTGTGVILEPLSAWTSKIVAIRRIADPSSPSPPPGGSPLR; encoded by the coding sequence ATGGTTGCTGCAGTTGCCGGTGCGCTGGTCGGCCTGGTGATGCTGCCGATTCTCGCCCTGGCCCTGATTGTTGTGCCCGCGGTGACCGCGACGGTCGTGCAACTGAGCGGCTGCGAACAGGGCGGTCCCGGCGGCGGCTCGGTCGTGGTCGACCGTCAGCAGCTGGGTGCCGGCGAGATGGACGTCGCGCGCACCATCGTCGACGTCGTGCAGCAGCGCCGGCTGCTGCGGCGGGCCGCGGTCCTCGCGATCGCGACGGGGATGGTGGAGTCGGGGTTGCGCAACCTTGACTACGGTGACCGCGACTCGCTCGGGGTGTTCCAGCAACGCCCGAGCCAGGGCTGGGGCACCCGCGAGCAGATCCTCAACCCCGTCTACGCCACCGGCCGGTTCCTCGACGCCCTGATCGCCCTGCCCGGCTGGGACACCATGGCCCCGGGCCGAGCCGAGCAGGCGGTGCAGCACAGCGGCTTCCCGGACCGCTACGCCCCGCGCGAACCGGCCGCGGCAGCGATCGTGGATCGCTTCTGGACCGGGCCCGACAACCCCGCCCCGCCGGCGCCACCTGGCGGCGCTGACGTCGTCCAGGCGAAGACCCTGTGCCCGGACCAGGGCGGATCGGATGTCCCTCGCGACCCGGGCCAGGTCGATCCGACGAAGCTGCCGCCAGGGTTCACCTTGCCGGACGATGTCCGCCAGCGCGCTGCGGTCGGGTTCGCCCTGGGCCAGCTCGGCAAGCCCTACGTGTGGGGCGCGAAAGGCCCGGACGCCTACGACTGCTCCGGGCTGATGCTCGCCTCCTGGGCCGCGGCCGGTGTCGGGATTCCCGCCGGGACGGTCAGCCAGGTCCACGCCGGGCACGCCGTCTCCTCGCTGGATCAGGTGCAGCCCGGGGATCTGCTGTTCATCCCTGGCTCGCTGGGCACCGCGCAGGTACCGCGGCATGTCGGGATGTACGCCGGACACGGGCTGATCGTCAACGCCTACGACACCGGCACCGGCGTCATCCTCGAACCGCTATCGGCCTGGACTTCGAAGATCGTCGCGATCCGCCGGATCGCCGACCCGAGTTCGCCCTCCCCGCCACCGGGAGGGAGCCCACTCCGATGA
- a CDS encoding type IV secretory system conjugative DNA transfer family protein, translated as MPRTRTDTLNLDRDVALMGLAVAALTILCALGAIVVIAAVLVTGFHAGTWRWPPVTTWPGFALTAAFHAADPGPALPVPWSAAVSDHQLAFYIWFTTVTVLTAGFTVGTAIPVWRRVAPTDAGHATRRELARNLSVAAARATAVWTRGDLSDEQRRTAPVEEIAVPLHRGPLRQQLVTSLETPTGTIAPTRSGKSRTDLVHKVLAAPGALVASTTKNDLAEWCLLARTRRPAAGPVLVIDATGTLSWPAHARWSPVTGCADPAVALRRAETLIEASSLGLENVGGNDKVFRGRATIVMQAYLLAAAMYYRTVDHLVRWSIAKPADREPVELLEQQYPQLAQNLESEIGMVAETSDAVWMSVRRAIEPFMNPAVRYFATPSPSEELDIDEFLRRRGSLFIIAGEHQAPQARPVLTALVEQILTTAQDTALRCDRRRLEPPATAILDELFAGTPVPRLPAIIADSAGRGVLIHWSAQSRSQLDELYGEPGRLQLIDNTLTLTAFPGLKDDKTLEWLSTLSGQHRRRTHQHHSDGLFSVGRGASGEETVPTLRAGDIRTLDRGRVLILHGNLRPILGRTVDVEHRPDWPQLQADVAAIRSGNAAIAPDGLPLVLPGVGDLR; from the coding sequence ATGCCGCGCACACGCACCGACACCCTCAATCTCGACCGCGACGTCGCCCTGATGGGCCTCGCGGTCGCCGCCTTGACGATCCTCTGCGCGCTCGGCGCGATCGTCGTCATCGCCGCTGTCCTGGTCACCGGCTTCCACGCCGGCACCTGGAGGTGGCCGCCAGTCACCACGTGGCCTGGCTTCGCGCTGACGGCCGCCTTCCACGCCGCTGATCCGGGGCCGGCGTTGCCGGTCCCGTGGTCGGCCGCAGTCAGCGACCACCAGTTGGCGTTCTACATCTGGTTCACCACGGTCACTGTGCTCACCGCCGGCTTCACCGTCGGTACGGCGATCCCGGTCTGGAGACGGGTCGCACCGACGGATGCCGGACACGCCACCCGCCGGGAGCTGGCGAGGAACCTGTCGGTCGCCGCTGCGCGCGCGACGGCGGTGTGGACTCGGGGAGACCTCAGCGACGAGCAACGCCGGACCGCGCCGGTCGAGGAGATCGCGGTGCCGCTGCACCGCGGGCCCCTGCGCCAGCAACTGGTCACATCGCTGGAAACCCCGACCGGCACGATCGCCCCGACCCGCTCGGGCAAGTCGAGGACCGACCTGGTGCACAAGGTTCTCGCCGCCCCGGGTGCGTTGGTCGCTTCCACGACGAAGAACGATCTCGCCGAGTGGTGTCTGCTGGCCCGCACCCGCCGCCCTGCTGCCGGGCCGGTGCTGGTGATCGACGCCACCGGAACGCTGTCCTGGCCCGCACACGCGCGCTGGTCCCCGGTCACCGGCTGCGCCGACCCCGCCGTCGCGCTGCGGCGGGCGGAGACGCTGATCGAAGCGTCCTCGCTTGGGCTGGAGAACGTCGGCGGCAACGACAAGGTCTTCCGCGGCCGCGCCACGATCGTCATGCAGGCGTACCTGCTCGCCGCAGCCATGTACTACCGGACCGTCGATCACCTCGTGCGGTGGTCGATTGCGAAACCCGCAGACCGGGAGCCGGTCGAGCTGCTGGAGCAGCAGTATCCGCAGCTGGCGCAGAACCTGGAATCGGAGATCGGGATGGTCGCCGAGACCTCCGACGCGGTCTGGATGAGCGTGAGGCGTGCGATCGAGCCGTTCATGAACCCCGCGGTCCGCTACTTCGCCACCCCCAGCCCTAGCGAGGAACTCGACATCGACGAGTTCCTGCGCCGCCGCGGCAGCCTGTTCATCATCGCCGGGGAACACCAGGCGCCGCAGGCCCGGCCGGTGTTGACCGCGCTGGTTGAGCAGATCCTCACCACCGCTCAGGACACCGCTCTGCGCTGCGATCGCCGTCGGCTGGAACCACCGGCGACGGCGATCCTGGATGAGTTGTTCGCGGGGACGCCGGTGCCGCGGTTGCCGGCGATCATCGCCGACTCCGCCGGTCGTGGCGTGCTGATCCACTGGTCCGCGCAGTCACGCTCGCAGCTGGATGAGCTCTATGGCGAGCCGGGCCGGCTGCAGCTGATCGACAACACGCTCACCTTGACCGCTTTTCCGGGGTTGAAGGACGATAAGACGCTGGAGTGGCTGTCCACGCTGTCCGGACAGCATCGCCGCCGGACCCATCAGCACCACAGCGACGGACTGTTCAGCGTGGGCCGCGGCGCCAGCGGCGAGGAGACCGTCCCGACGTTGCGCGCCGGCGACATCCGCACGCTCGACCGCGGCCGGGTGCTGATCCTGCACGGCAACCTCCGCCCCATCCTCGGCCGCACCGTCGACGTCGAACACCGCCCGGACTGGCCCCAGCTGCAAGCCGACGTCGCCGCGATCCGCTCCGGGAACGCCGCCATCGCTCCTGACGGCCTCCCGCTGGTGCTGCCGGGTGTGGGGGATCTGCGATGA
- a CDS encoding phosphotransferase family protein produces the protein MHELPEQVRRWVSDAVGGGAQATAVTGLRQGANPWLLTFEPAGRVEAAVLRLGDPADPDHRERFATEVAALQVAGSHQLPAARLIATDLDGSATGALAVLTTVLPGHSRIPTVASTQRLQDLGATAAALQAVPLAPRAALPLRTRSIADVDFATQRREKGTTALLTAAEERLEQLPAPGGPTVFVHGDLWFGNTLWSGDRCTGLVDWDCAGAGSPGIDLSGARFDAALMFGLPAAEQVLEGWQRAAGRRAERVAYWDVVAALGTLADMAFCVPALHDQGRTDLDADLLGQRRDAFLSTALRQLDAEDQ, from the coding sequence GTGCACGAACTGCCCGAGCAGGTCCGGCGCTGGGTGAGCGACGCGGTGGGAGGCGGCGCACAAGCGACCGCAGTCACCGGCCTACGCCAGGGAGCCAATCCTTGGCTGTTGACGTTCGAACCGGCTGGTCGGGTCGAGGCGGCCGTGCTGCGACTCGGGGACCCCGCTGATCCCGACCATCGCGAGCGGTTCGCCACCGAGGTCGCGGCACTGCAGGTCGCCGGCAGCCACCAGCTGCCCGCGGCCAGGCTGATCGCCACCGATCTCGACGGTTCCGCAACAGGCGCCCTAGCAGTGCTGACCACCGTCCTGCCCGGACACAGCCGGATCCCGACAGTCGCCTCCACTCAGCGGCTCCAGGACCTCGGAGCCACAGCCGCCGCACTGCAGGCGGTTCCGTTGGCGCCCCGGGCTGCGCTGCCGCTGCGGACCCGCTCGATCGCGGACGTCGACTTCGCGACCCAACGCCGCGAAAAGGGCACCACCGCGCTGCTGACGGCTGCGGAAGAACGCCTCGAACAGCTGCCCGCGCCCGGCGGCCCGACAGTCTTCGTGCATGGCGACCTGTGGTTCGGCAACACTCTCTGGTCCGGTGACCGCTGCACCGGCCTGGTCGACTGGGACTGCGCCGGCGCCGGATCGCCCGGAATCGACCTCAGCGGTGCACGCTTCGACGCTGCGCTGATGTTCGGGCTACCCGCCGCCGAGCAGGTCCTGGAGGGCTGGCAGCGCGCAGCCGGCCGACGAGCCGAGCGGGTCGCCTACTGGGACGTCGTCGCGGCGTTAGGCACCCTGGCCGACATGGCGTTCTGCGTTCCGGCTCTCCACGACCAGGGCAGAACAGACCTTGACGCTGACCTCCTCGGACAACGGCGGGACGCATTCCTCAGCACCGCACTGCGCCAGCTCGACGCCGAGGATCAGTAG
- a CDS encoding DUF6262 family protein — MTASALGTARQTHSARCRQRVIKALNEAVTAGEEISISAIARRAGVNRSFLYNHQDLHATVLAKAAEPPATTAGGPGVSRTSLIADLGNAHDRIARLTTENQHLRNRLSEALGEQVWKETGLGGPTDIQQLQRRITELEQHAVELRRQLSDRDDELGAARAANRNLMIRLNRSTADTGGNP; from the coding sequence ATGACCGCCTCCGCCCTCGGCACAGCCCGACAAACCCACAGTGCCCGCTGCCGCCAGCGAGTCATCAAGGCGCTCAACGAGGCCGTCACGGCTGGCGAGGAGATCAGCATCTCGGCTATCGCCCGCCGAGCTGGTGTCAACCGCAGCTTCCTTTACAACCACCAGGATCTGCACGCCACTGTCCTTGCCAAAGCCGCCGAACCACCCGCCACCACCGCCGGTGGCCCAGGGGTCAGCAGGACTTCCCTCATCGCCGACCTGGGCAACGCCCACGACCGCATCGCTCGGCTCACCACCGAAAACCAGCACCTGCGGAACCGGCTGTCGGAAGCCCTCGGCGAGCAGGTCTGGAAAGAGACCGGCCTCGGCGGTCCCACCGACATCCAGCAACTCCAACGTCGGATCACTGAACTCGAACAGCACGCTGTCGAACTACGCCGCCAACTGTCCGACCGCGACGACGAACTCGGCGCCGCCCGCGCCGCCAACCGCAATCTGATGATTCGTCTCAACAGGAGCACTGCGGACACGGGAGGCAATCCGTGA
- a CDS encoding DUF7221 family queuine tRNA-ribosyltransferase-like protein, whose amino-acid sequence MRHAPPTHPSNDLNHTCWSTTVSRRRPLNWHDATGDLRRSSGTPREPVLQGQSIADYHRCADLSGRRGVDFAAAALVGVGSICRRQHRRSRVDPSFAGAA is encoded by the coding sequence ATGAGGCACGCACCGCCAACGCACCCCTCCAATGACTTGAACCACACATGTTGGTCAACTACCGTCTCACGTCGACGGCCTCTGAACTGGCACGACGCAACGGGTGATCTTCGCCGATCGAGCGGGACCCCCAGGGAACCGGTCTTGCAAGGTCAGTCCATCGCGGACTATCACCGCTGCGCCGACCTCTCCGGGCGCCGAGGCGTCGACTTCGCCGCAGCTGCGCTGGTGGGAGTGGGCAGCATCTGCAGGCGCCAACACCGCCGGAGTCGAGTCGATCCTTCGTTCGCTGGCGCAGCGTGA
- a CDS encoding DUF7221 family queuine tRNA-ribosyltransferase-like protein, translating to MRAFGAKTLGLARYAGVIASSDSLAWSFAARWQPPLSECHGHPRCNSCVKFALRWRSKVLETAGAPDKFVGGGFS from the coding sequence TTGCGCGCCTTCGGCGCAAAAACGCTGGGCTTGGCACGCTATGCCGGCGTCATCGCCAGCAGTGACTCGCTCGCGTGGTCTTTCGCCGCGCGATGGCAGCCACCGCTGTCGGAATGCCACGGTCACCCTCGATGCAACAGCTGTGTAAAGTTCGCGCTCCGCTGGCGAAGCAAGGTTCTGGAAACGGCCGGCGCTCCCGACAAATTCGTTGGCGGAGGCTTCAGTTAA
- a CDS encoding histone-like nucleoid-structuring protein Lsr2 yields the protein MAQKVLVEMVDDLDGEVANQTVPFSLDGVSYEIDLSDANAAALRDELARYIAAGRRIGGRKVRLAAGESTRVKKPGTAAEDRERSRQIRAWANANGYTVSERGRLSAEIIEAFDANDGQPIAVEEPAPVARKRAPRKKVAAAKK from the coding sequence ATGGCGCAGAAAGTTCTCGTGGAAATGGTCGACGACCTCGACGGTGAGGTGGCCAACCAGACGGTCCCGTTCAGCCTCGACGGCGTGAGCTACGAGATCGACCTGTCCGACGCCAACGCGGCCGCGCTACGCGACGAACTCGCCCGCTACATCGCAGCGGGGCGACGCATCGGCGGCCGCAAGGTGCGGCTTGCCGCTGGGGAGTCCACCCGCGTGAAGAAGCCTGGCACTGCGGCCGAGGATCGCGAGCGGTCACGCCAGATCCGTGCGTGGGCCAACGCCAACGGCTACACAGTCTCCGAGCGCGGCCGTCTGTCGGCCGAGATCATCGAGGCATTCGACGCCAACGACGGCCAGCCCATCGCCGTCGAGGAGCCCGCACCGGTAGCGCGGAAGCGGGCTCCGCGCAAGAAGGTCGCGGCCGCGAAGAAGTAA